A part of Gramella sp. MAR_2010_147 genomic DNA contains:
- the ytxJ gene encoding bacillithiol system redox-active protein YtxJ: MGLFNKIFNSEKKEGVEKKTSTPWIDLNSMAQLDKIEKRSEDRTIAILKHSTTCGISRMVLKMFEADYDLDENAPIDLYFLDLKAYRDISNEIAERFKVRHESPQLIVLKNREVVHHTSHQGISAGKLKELV, from the coding sequence ATGGGATTATTTAATAAAATATTCAATTCAGAGAAGAAAGAAGGTGTAGAAAAGAAAACTTCGACACCATGGATAGATTTAAATTCGATGGCACAATTGGATAAGATCGAGAAGAGATCTGAAGATCGCACTATAGCAATATTAAAACACTCTACAACATGCGGTATTAGTAGAATGGTTTTAAAAATGTTTGAGGCTGATTATGATCTGGATGAAAATGCACCTATAGATCTTTACTTTCTGGACTTGAAGGCATATCGCGATATTTCCAATGAAATTGCTGAAAGATTTAAGGTGAGACATGAAAGTCCGCAATTGATCGTTTTAAAGAACAGAGAAGTGGTGCATCATACTTCACATCAGGGAATTTCTGCTGGTAAACTGAAGGAACTGGTTTAG